Genomic segment of Streptomyces alboniger:
ACACCGACAAGCGGCTCAAGGGGTACGACGCGGCGGTGCTCAGCGAGGTCATCGAACACGTCGACGTGGAGCGGCTGCCCGCCCTGGAGTACGCGGTGTTCGGCTCCGCCCGCCCCCGCACGGTCCTGGTGACCACGCCCAACGTCGAGTACAACGTCCGCTGGGAAACGCTCCCCGCCGGCCACACGCGCCACGGCGACCACCGCTTCGAGTGGACGCGCGAGGAGTTCGGGGCGTGGGCGCACGAGGTAGCCCAACGCCACGGGTACGGAGTGGAGTTCATACCCGTGGGGGACGACGATCCCGAAGTGGGGCCGCCCACCCAGATGGCGGTCTTCACCCGGACCGAGCAGACCGAGCAGACCCGCCCGGCCGCGACGACGACCGAGAAGAACACGAGGGGGGTACGGGCGGCATGACCGACGACACCAGCACCAGCACCACCAGCAGCGGCACCGGAGCGCCGCGCGCGGGACGGATCCTGCCCGTCACCGACCTCTCCCTCGTCGTCCTCGTCGGCGCCACCGGATCAGGCAAGTCCACCTTCGGGCGGCGGCACTTCAAGGCCACCGAGGTGATCTCCAGCGACTTCTGCCGCGGCCTCGTCGCCGACGACGAGAACGACCAGAGCGCCAGCCGCGACGCCTTCGACGTACTGCACTACATCGCGGGCAAGCGCCTCGCCGCCGGCCGTCGTACGGTCGTCGACGCCACGAACGTACAGAGCGACAGCCGCAAGCAGCTGATCGAGCTGGCCCGTGCGCACGACGTGCTGCCCATCGCCATCGTGCTCGACGTGCCCGAAGAGGTCTGCGCCGCCCGCAACGCGCTCCGCGCGGACCGGGCCGGACTGCCGCGCCGCGTCATCCAGCGCCACCAGCGCGAACTGCGCCGCTCCCTGCGCCACTTGGAGCGCGAGGGCTTCCGCAAGGTGCACGTCCTGCGGGGCGTCGCGGAGATCGAGGCGGCCGAGATCGTCACCGAGAAGCGCTACAACGACCTGTCCCACCTCACCGGCCCCTTCGACATCATCGGCGACATCCACGGCTGCGCCCTCGAACTGGAGGCCCTCCTCGGCAAGCTCGGATACGTCGACGGGGCGCACCCCGAAGGACGTACGGCCGTCTTCGTCGGCGACCTCGTCGACCGCGGCCCGGACACCCCGGGCGTGCTGCGCCGCGTCATGGCGATGGTCGCCGCGGGCACCGCGCTGTGCGTGCCCGGCAACCACGAGAACAAGCTCGGCCGCTACCTCAAGGGCCGCGGCGTCCAGCACACCCACGGACTCGCCGAGACCGTCGAGCAGCTGGAGCGGGAGAGCGACGAATTCCGCACCCAGGTGAGGGAGTTCGTCGACGGCCTCGTGTCGCACTACGTCCTCGACGGCGGCAAGCTGGTGGTCTGCCACGCCGGCCTGCCCGAGAAGTACCACGGGCGCACGTCCGGGCGGGTCCGCTCGCACGCGCTGTACGGCGACACCACCGGCGAGACAGACGAGTTCGGGCTGCCGGTGCGCTACCCCTGGGCCGAGGACTACCGCGGCAAGGCCGCGGTAGTCTACGGCCACACCCCCGTGCCCACCGCGAGCTGGCTGAACAACACCATCTGCCTGGACACCGGCGCCGTCTTCGGCGGCAAGCTGACCGCGCTGCGATGGCCGGAGCGCGAGCTGGTCGACGTGCCCGCCGAGCGGGTCTGGTACGAACCCGCCAAGCCGCTGCGCACCGAGGCGCCGGGCGGCCATGACGGGCGCCCGCTCGACCTGTCCGACGTGCACGGCCGCCGGGTGGTGGAGACCAGGCACGCGGGCCGCGTCGCCGTGCGCGAGGAGAACGCGGCGGCGGCCCTTGAGGTCATGAGCCGCTTCGCCGTCGACCCGCGCCTGCTGCCTTACCTGCCGCCGACGATGGCACCCACCGCCACCTCGCGCAGGGACGCCTACCTGGAGCACCCGGCCGAGGCCTTCGCCTCGTACGCGCGGGACGGCGTCGCCCGCGTGGTGTGCGAGGAGAAGCACATGGGCTC
This window contains:
- a CDS encoding polynucleotide kinase-phosphatase; translation: MTDDTSTSTTSSGTGAPRAGRILPVTDLSLVVLVGATGSGKSTFGRRHFKATEVISSDFCRGLVADDENDQSASRDAFDVLHYIAGKRLAAGRRTVVDATNVQSDSRKQLIELARAHDVLPIAIVLDVPEEVCAARNALRADRAGLPRRVIQRHQRELRRSLRHLEREGFRKVHVLRGVAEIEAAEIVTEKRYNDLSHLTGPFDIIGDIHGCALELEALLGKLGYVDGAHPEGRTAVFVGDLVDRGPDTPGVLRRVMAMVAAGTALCVPGNHENKLGRYLKGRGVQHTHGLAETVEQLERESDEFRTQVREFVDGLVSHYVLDGGKLVVCHAGLPEKYHGRTSGRVRSHALYGDTTGETDEFGLPVRYPWAEDYRGKAAVVYGHTPVPTASWLNNTICLDTGAVFGGKLTALRWPERELVDVPAERVWYEPAKPLRTEAPGGHDGRPLDLSDVHGRRVVETRHAGRVAVREENAAAALEVMSRFAVDPRLLPYLPPTMAPTATSRRDAYLEHPAEAFASYARDGVARVVCEEKHMGSRAVALVCRDAAVARERFGVEEGPTGSLYTRTGRPFFGDASTTEEILARLRAAVTDAGLWEELDTDWLLLDAELMPWSLKASGLLRTQYAAVGAASGAVFPGALAALEAATARGVDADALLASQRERAADAAAFTDAYRRYCWPTEGLEGVRLAPFQILAVRGRSLAALAHDEQLALIDRMVEHDQSGLLQTTRRLYVDTGDESSVRAGVDWWLEMTSRGGEGMVVKPLTALVRNDQGRLVQPGIKCRGWEYLRIIYGPEYTRPENLEKLRDRSLGHKRSLATREYALGLEALDRLAEGEPLWRVHEAVFAVLALESEPVDPRL